Proteins co-encoded in one Pseudophryne corroboree isolate aPseCor3 chromosome 1, aPseCor3.hap2, whole genome shotgun sequence genomic window:
- the LOC134922923 gene encoding uncharacterized protein LOC134922923, with the protein MHVVADIQEGQNPSNVQRVHTLASEIGTRQDTYTNVVGSRLDNIERTMEKMSNSLHELQKTLSDSTATILQIILEDHRENRNVLNIMSDSLVKLVENTTCLAESNKNMSDSHRHSASSQQVMATTLQMIYEKLPVPAHQHAGDPPYPPSQATRTHRTLPRVPSQYSQSQMYQGYTGMYPTPQMPPPPAAQSSAAWAPRASQHTPQPPRTSTPYQGEEEDPDRLPP; encoded by the coding sequence atgcatgtggtggcagacatccaggaagggcagaatccctcaaatgttcagagggttcacaccctggcatcagagattgggacacgccaggatacatacacaaatgttgtgggaagcagactggacaacattgagaggacaatggagaaaatgtccaacaGTCTACATGAACTGCAGaagactctttccgacagcacggccacaatactacagatCATACTTGAAGATCATAGGGAGAATAGGAACGTACTTAACATTATGTCCGATTCCTTGGTCAAGCTTGTGGAAAACACCACATGTTTGGCAGAAAGTAATAAGAACATGTCGGATAGTCATCGACACTCCGCTTCCAGCCAACAGGTCatggcaaccacactgcagatgatctatgaaaaGCTCCCagtaccagctcatcaacacgctggtgatccaccatatccgccgtcgcaagccacaaggacgcatcgtacccttcctcgagtcccatcccagtacagtcagtcacagatgtaccagggatatacagggatgtaccccaccccccagatgcctccaccaccggccgcacaatcttcagcagcatgggcaccgagggccagtcaacatactccccagcctcccaggacatccacgccctatcagggggaagaagaggatccggacagacttccaccataa